A genomic window from Halorubrum trapanicum includes:
- a CDS encoding universal stress protein, translating into MYSEILVPTDGSPASDAAIEHAIDLADQYGARLHALYVVDGTAYSSLEAGAEIVVEALESEGEEATRRVADAAADAGVDCVTSVTSGTAYQSIHDYVDEHGIDVVVMGTHGRKGIDRYLLGSVTERVVRTSDVPVLTVRQPTDE; encoded by the coding sequence ATGTATTCAGAGATCCTCGTTCCGACCGACGGCAGTCCGGCGTCGGACGCCGCGATCGAACACGCGATCGACCTCGCGGACCAGTACGGCGCGCGCCTCCACGCGCTGTACGTCGTCGACGGCACGGCGTACTCCAGCCTCGAGGCGGGCGCGGAGATCGTCGTCGAGGCGCTCGAATCGGAGGGCGAGGAGGCGACGAGGCGCGTGGCCGACGCCGCCGCGGACGCCGGCGTCGACTGCGTCACCAGCGTGACGTCGGGAACGGCCTATCAGTCGATCCACGACTACGTCGACGAACACGGCATCGACGTGGTCGTGATGGGGACGCACGGGCGGAAGGGGATCGACCGCTACCTGCTCGGGAGCGTCACGGAGCGGGTCGTCCGCACGTCCGACGTGCCGGTGTTGACCGTGCGACAGCCGACGGATGAGTAG
- a CDS encoding transcription initiation factor IIB family protein — protein sequence MERPSRQRQQERDTEQETDESTVSCPECDSENIVTDADQELVCEDCGLVLDERNIDRGPEWRAFNHNERQSKSRVGAPITETMHDKGLTTTIDWKDKDAYGRSLSSEKRSQMHRLRKWQERIRTKDAGERNLQFALSEIDRMASALGVPRSVREVASVIYRRALNEDLIRGRSIEGVSTAALYAACRQEGIPRSLDEVADVSRVPQKEIGRTYRYISQELGLELKPVDPKQFVPRFASSLQLSEEVQSKATEIIDVSAEQGLLSGKSPTGFAAAAIYAASLLCNEKKTQREVADVAQVTEVTIRNRYQEQIEAMGFR from the coding sequence ATGGAACGCCCGAGTCGCCAGCGGCAACAGGAGCGGGACACGGAGCAGGAAACGGACGAATCGACGGTCTCCTGTCCGGAGTGTGACTCGGAGAACATCGTCACCGACGCCGACCAAGAGCTCGTCTGCGAGGACTGCGGGCTCGTGCTGGACGAGCGGAACATCGACCGCGGCCCGGAGTGGCGCGCGTTCAACCACAACGAGCGGCAGTCGAAGTCGCGCGTCGGCGCCCCGATCACGGAGACGATGCACGACAAGGGGCTCACGACGACGATCGACTGGAAGGACAAGGACGCCTACGGGCGGTCGCTCTCCTCGGAGAAACGGTCGCAGATGCACCGCCTCCGAAAGTGGCAGGAGCGGATTCGGACCAAAGACGCGGGCGAGCGCAACCTCCAGTTCGCGCTCTCGGAGATCGACCGGATGGCGAGCGCGCTCGGCGTCCCGCGGTCGGTGCGTGAGGTCGCCTCCGTCATCTACCGACGCGCGCTCAACGAGGACCTGATCCGCGGCCGGTCCATCGAGGGCGTCTCCACGGCCGCGCTGTACGCCGCCTGCCGACAGGAGGGGATCCCCCGCAGCCTCGACGAGGTCGCGGACGTCTCGCGGGTCCCGCAGAAGGAGATCGGTCGGACCTACCGGTACATCTCACAGGAGTTGGGGTTAGAGCTGAAGCCGGTCGACCCCAAGCAGTTCGTCCCGCGGTTCGCGTCCTCGCTCCAGCTCTCCGAGGAGGTCCAGTCGAAGGCGACCGAGATAATCGACGTCTCCGCCGAGCAGGGACTGCTCTCCGGGAAGTCGCCGACGGGCTTCGCGGCGGCCGCCATCTACGCGGCCTCGCTGCTCTGCAACGAGAAGAAGACCCAACGCGAGGTCGCCGACGTCGCGCAGGTCACCGAGGTCACCATCCGCAACCGGTATCAGGAACAGATCGAAGCGATGGGGTTCCGATAG
- a CDS encoding METTL5 family protein: MATKRSLATKLGVVAGFERPDAALEQYPTPPELAAHVVHLADLHGDVDGRTVLDLGAGTGMLALAAALRGPARVVGLELDGGALATARANERRVAASAPVHWVRGDATRPPLAVAEPATVVMNPPFGAQDGNRNADREFLAVASDLADVSYSVHNAGSQEFVEAFAADEGGEVTHAFAAEFRIDAQFDHHTDAARDIDTEVYRIEWS, encoded by the coding sequence ATGGCGACGAAGCGGTCGCTCGCGACTAAGCTCGGCGTCGTCGCCGGCTTCGAGCGTCCCGACGCGGCCCTCGAACAGTACCCGACGCCCCCCGAGCTGGCCGCCCACGTCGTCCACCTCGCGGACCTCCACGGCGACGTCGACGGTCGGACCGTGCTCGATCTCGGCGCCGGCACCGGGATGCTCGCGCTCGCCGCGGCGCTGCGCGGCCCCGCCCGCGTCGTCGGCCTCGAGCTCGACGGCGGCGCGCTCGCGACCGCCCGGGCCAACGAGCGCCGCGTCGCCGCCAGCGCGCCGGTCCACTGGGTCCGCGGCGACGCCACCCGCCCGCCGCTCGCCGTCGCGGAGCCCGCGACCGTCGTGATGAATCCCCCGTTCGGCGCGCAGGACGGGAACCGCAACGCGGACCGCGAGTTCCTCGCGGTCGCAAGCGACCTCGCGGACGTCTCCTACTCGGTCCACAACGCCGGCAGTCAGGAGTTCGTCGAGGCGTTCGCCGCCGACGAGGGCGGCGAGGTGACCCACGCCTTCGCGGCCGAGTTCCGGATCGACGCGCAGTTCGACCACCACACCGACGCGGCGCGCGACATCGACACCGAAGTGTACCGTATCGAGTGGTCGTAG
- a CDS encoding rhomboid family intramembrane serine protease, protein MIAEALPSEAVHLAAGGVGVVVALAAVYLVDRPSGDWTRALRSRLLLGVPWGTLVVIAGVIGVYLFVQSGIDNPNRPVVIPFRSWSYFYPEGLLWSSFAHASRGHITGNLLSALVAGGLAEYAYGHFPHGREVDDGDGRPVRLRRLPSRLRELPSRIAAVESPSENPYVRAFLIVPGAAVAFGLLSALFALGPVIGFSVVVFAYWGFALVSRPVAAVVAMAGTTLVGVLYDALRVPVAFAEASPSYGVPGWANVAIQGHALGLIGGALVAVVLLRRRPREQPDRDRDAGPDAAAGRWRYHPLSTAVGDDGSRADATERSALLVFGALLLFGASRRLWAVYWYLGNERYELYRAVGVGLLALLAAIVAVAAVSRDEPLWPTRAVPEPETVRGGIRSATPATVGLLLLVAALAVVAGPGVVPNLVAVDDGDLPGDPIEVEGYQVTYAEDVENQLVGVVDVEAFGRSTSVNTSGVIVSDPDREIWTTAVSKGNLAFWGYRAIDVGGTGWRETVWVQRIGWVAANGGPTYRVDAIRNGTRRTLFTSDPARAEPRIDGRNVVVAATRGGFELSVIGGSGNNVTAPLPAANESVTVRGITLVREGDVLFAERGETRVRIAQRERYEGRQ, encoded by the coding sequence ATGATCGCGGAGGCGCTGCCGTCGGAGGCCGTTCACCTCGCCGCCGGGGGCGTCGGCGTCGTCGTCGCGCTCGCCGCGGTGTACCTCGTCGACCGTCCGAGCGGCGATTGGACGCGAGCGCTCCGCTCGCGGCTCCTCCTCGGCGTCCCGTGGGGAACGCTCGTCGTGATCGCCGGCGTGATCGGGGTGTACCTGTTCGTCCAGTCGGGTATCGACAATCCGAACCGACCGGTCGTGATCCCGTTCCGGTCGTGGTCGTACTTCTACCCGGAGGGGCTCCTCTGGTCCAGTTTCGCGCACGCGAGCCGCGGGCATATCACCGGGAACCTCCTCTCCGCGCTCGTCGCCGGGGGGCTCGCCGAGTACGCGTACGGCCACTTCCCCCACGGGCGCGAGGTCGACGACGGGGACGGACGCCCGGTCCGGCTCCGACGCCTGCCGAGTCGCCTCCGAGAACTCCCGAGCCGAATCGCCGCCGTCGAGTCGCCGAGCGAGAACCCCTACGTGCGGGCGTTCCTGATCGTCCCCGGCGCCGCGGTCGCGTTCGGGCTCCTCTCCGCGCTGTTCGCGCTCGGTCCGGTGATCGGCTTCTCCGTCGTCGTCTTCGCGTACTGGGGGTTCGCGCTCGTCTCGCGGCCCGTCGCCGCGGTCGTCGCGATGGCCGGGACGACGCTCGTCGGCGTCCTCTACGACGCCCTCCGCGTCCCGGTGGCATTCGCGGAGGCGTCCCCCTCCTACGGCGTTCCGGGGTGGGCGAACGTCGCGATCCAGGGGCACGCGCTCGGCCTGATCGGCGGCGCGCTGGTCGCGGTCGTCCTCCTGCGGCGTCGCCCCCGAGAACAGCCCGACAGGGACCGCGACGCGGGCCCGGACGCGGCCGCGGGGCGGTGGCGCTACCATCCCCTCTCGACGGCAGTCGGCGACGACGGGTCCCGCGCGGACGCGACCGAGCGGTCCGCGCTCCTCGTCTTCGGCGCGCTGCTGCTGTTCGGTGCCTCCCGTCGGCTGTGGGCGGTGTACTGGTACCTCGGCAACGAGCGGTACGAGCTGTACCGCGCCGTCGGCGTCGGGCTGCTCGCCCTGCTGGCCGCGATCGTCGCCGTCGCGGCCGTCTCTCGCGACGAGCCGCTGTGGCCGACTCGGGCGGTCCCGGAGCCGGAGACGGTCCGCGGCGGGATCCGCTCGGCGACGCCGGCGACTGTCGGGCTCCTCCTGCTCGTCGCGGCGCTGGCCGTCGTCGCCGGCCCGGGCGTCGTGCCGAACCTCGTCGCGGTCGACGACGGCGACCTCCCGGGAGACCCGATCGAGGTGGAGGGGTACCAGGTGACGTACGCGGAGGACGTGGAGAACCAGCTCGTGGGCGTCGTCGACGTGGAGGCGTTCGGGCGGTCGACGTCTGTCAACACGTCGGGAGTGATCGTCAGCGACCCGGACCGCGAGATATGGACCACGGCCGTCTCGAAGGGGAACCTGGCGTTCTGGGGGTACCGCGCGATCGACGTGGGCGGCACCGGCTGGCGCGAGACCGTCTGGGTCCAGCGCATCGGTTGGGTCGCCGCGAACGGCGGCCCGACCTACCGGGTCGACGCGATCCGGAACGGGACCAGGCGGACGCTGTTCACGAGCGACCCCGCGCGGGCGGAGCCCCGAATCGACGGCCGCAACGTCGTCGTCGCGGCCACGCGGGGCGGGTTCGAGCTGTCGGTGATCGGCGGGAGCGGGAACAACGTTACGGCGCCGCTTCCGGCCGCGAACGAGTCGGTGACGGTCCGAGGGATCACCCTCGTGCGCGAGGGCGACGTCCTGTTCGCGGAGCGCGGCGAGACGCGGGTCCGGATCGCGCAGCGGGAGCGCTACGAGGGGCGGCAGTGA
- a CDS encoding UPF0058 family protein, producing the protein MHKDELLELHEQMVTIMEHFRAQETVDGSLFDPYDELDVDPSHVHKSKSEHKHAVFVLGNALANAMSEDEFSPAGRVGKRMEELADDAENKI; encoded by the coding sequence ATGCACAAGGACGAGCTGCTCGAACTCCACGAACAGATGGTGACGATCATGGAGCACTTCCGCGCGCAGGAGACCGTCGACGGCTCGCTGTTCGACCCCTACGACGAGCTCGACGTCGACCCCTCGCACGTCCACAAGTCGAAGAGCGAGCACAAACACGCCGTGTTCGTCCTCGGCAACGCCCTAGCGAACGCGATGAGCGAAGACGAGTTCTCGCCCGCCGGCCGCGTCGGCAAGCGGATGGAGGAGCTCGCCGACGACGCCGAGAACAAGATCTGA
- a CDS encoding ribbon-helix-helix domain-containing protein, with amino-acid sequence MPRVKITVPEHLEMQIAQMVEEGEFLNREEAVEELLSTGIKAYKTSGPRDDDDSNSGFEEEGMMGHEDEYVF; translated from the coding sequence ATGCCACGAGTGAAGATAACCGTGCCGGAGCATCTGGAGATGCAGATAGCCCAGATGGTCGAGGAGGGAGAGTTCCTCAACCGGGAGGAGGCGGTCGAGGAGCTGCTGTCGACTGGCATCAAGGCGTACAAGACGAGCGGCCCCCGGGACGACGACGACTCCAACAGCGGGTTCGAGGAGGAGGGGATGATGGGCCACGAAGACGAGTACGTCTTCTGA
- a CDS encoding sulfite oxidase-like oxidoreductase yields the protein MTESGVEGAEDLTDLYREYGDDRLPPGQRETDGFPVLSKSGTPSWDPETFELEVWGAVEEPQSLSLDEFRDLPAVTQRQDFHCVTGWSKFDCEFTGVAFADLADLAGVRDEAEHVMFHSLDGYTTDLPLDECTKPGVQLAYGFDGDDLPADHGGPIRVVTPHKYAYKGAKWVSGVELLTEPELGYWEKRGYSDTANPWNEERYS from the coding sequence ATGACCGAATCCGGCGTCGAGGGCGCCGAGGACCTCACCGACCTCTACCGCGAGTACGGCGACGATCGGCTCCCGCCGGGACAGCGCGAGACCGACGGGTTCCCCGTCCTCTCGAAGAGCGGAACGCCCTCGTGGGACCCGGAGACGTTCGAGCTCGAGGTGTGGGGCGCCGTCGAGGAGCCGCAGTCCCTCTCGCTCGACGAGTTCCGCGACCTGCCGGCCGTCACCCAGCGGCAGGACTTCCACTGCGTGACGGGGTGGAGCAAGTTCGACTGCGAGTTCACCGGGGTCGCGTTCGCGGACCTGGCCGACCTCGCCGGCGTCCGCGACGAGGCGGAACACGTGATGTTCCACTCGCTGGACGGCTACACGACCGACCTCCCGCTCGACGAGTGCACGAAGCCGGGCGTCCAGCTCGCGTACGGCTTCGACGGCGACGACCTCCCGGCCGACCACGGCGGCCCGATCCGCGTCGTCACGCCCCACAAGTACGCGTACAAGGGCGCGAAGTGGGTCTCGGGCGTGGAGCTCCTCACCGAACCCGAGCTCGGCTACTGGGAGAAACGCGGGTACAGCGACACGGCGAACCCCTGGAACGAGGAGCGCTACAGCTGA
- a CDS encoding isochorismate synthase MenF, with protein sequence MERARSRSSPPLVSRTTAVDEPAFAAAFDALPSPRTTWSAPDDALVLGGGAAATLTAAGGDRFAAIRDASTELFESGDVHAGTEAARPRVFGGFAFHEGACDGDPWGPFPEARFVLPRVQLTVADNGAWLTVNAVGDDADVAAVEDRLAREVDRFAALDRRDSGETGESAAASRPPRPGIRASRRTTSREAWRESVGAAVDRIRDGDLRKVVLAQALEADLAADFPRAATLERLAEKYPDCHRYWFEPDGGDSAFFGATPERLVSLRGRTVETDALAGTTGRGETPSEDEWLARELLDDEKNVHEHELVAETVRDQLEPFAASVSAGERRVRRLATVQHLHTPITAELGADRHVLDLVDALHPTPAVGGLPPDRALATIRETEPFDRGWYAAPVGWIDAAGNGAFAVAIRSAVASRRRATLFAGVGVVSDSDPDREWDEVQLKYRPILDELEGDGAGDSAD encoded by the coding sequence ATGGAACGGGCGCGCTCTCGGTCGTCGCCGCCGCTGGTCAGCCGGACCACGGCGGTCGACGAGCCGGCGTTCGCGGCGGCGTTCGACGCCCTCCCGTCGCCGCGCACGACCTGGAGCGCGCCCGACGACGCGCTGGTGCTCGGCGGCGGCGCGGCGGCGACGCTGACCGCCGCCGGCGGCGACCGGTTCGCGGCGATCCGCGACGCGTCGACGGAGCTGTTCGAGTCCGGCGATGTCCACGCCGGCACCGAGGCGGCCCGCCCCCGCGTGTTCGGGGGGTTCGCCTTCCACGAGGGCGCCTGCGACGGCGACCCGTGGGGGCCGTTTCCGGAGGCCCGGTTCGTGTTGCCGCGGGTCCAGCTGACGGTCGCGGACAACGGCGCGTGGCTCACCGTCAACGCGGTCGGCGACGACGCCGACGTCGCCGCCGTCGAGGACCGCTTGGCGCGCGAGGTCGATCGGTTCGCCGCGCTCGACCGGCGCGACTCCGGGGAGACGGGCGAGAGCGCGGCCGCCTCTCGGCCGCCTCGCCCGGGCATCCGCGCGAGCCGCCGGACGACGAGCCGCGAGGCGTGGCGCGAGAGCGTCGGCGCCGCGGTCGACCGGATCCGCGACGGCGACCTCCGGAAGGTGGTGTTGGCGCAGGCGCTGGAGGCCGACCTCGCGGCCGACTTCCCCCGCGCGGCGACGCTCGAACGCCTCGCGGAGAAGTACCCCGACTGCCACCGCTACTGGTTCGAGCCGGACGGCGGGGACAGCGCGTTCTTCGGCGCCACGCCCGAGCGGCTGGTCTCGCTTCGCGGCCGGACGGTCGAGACCGACGCGCTCGCCGGGACGACCGGCCGCGGCGAGACGCCGAGCGAGGACGAGTGGCTCGCGCGGGAGCTCCTCGACGACGAGAAGAACGTCCACGAGCACGAGCTCGTCGCGGAGACGGTCCGCGACCAGCTGGAGCCGTTCGCGGCGTCGGTCTCCGCGGGCGAGCGCCGCGTCCGCCGGCTCGCGACGGTCCAGCACCTCCACACGCCGATCACCGCCGAGCTCGGCGCGGACCGCCACGTGCTCGACCTCGTCGATGCGCTCCACCCGACGCCCGCGGTCGGCGGGCTACCGCCGGACCGCGCGCTGGCGACGATCCGCGAGACGGAGCCGTTCGACCGCGGCTGGTACGCCGCGCCGGTCGGCTGGATCGACGCCGCGGGCAACGGCGCGTTCGCGGTCGCGATCCGCTCGGCCGTCGCGAGCCGGCGACGCGCGACGCTGTTCGCGGGCGTCGGGGTCGTCTCCGACTCGGACCCCGACCGCGAGTGGGACGAGGTCCAGCTGAAGTACCGGCCGATCCTCGACGAGCTGGAGGGCGACGGCGCGGGCGACTCCGCGGACTGA
- a CDS encoding proteasome assembly chaperone family protein, which translates to MARISVLDDDVSLDDPTLIEGFPGVGLVGKIATDHLIDVHEMTHYANVHCDGLPPVAVYHESETAATTPVRLYADPENDLVALRSDVPVNPAAATEVAACLGSWFDEVDLFPVFLSGLGREKDEAPPSLYGIATGDGAEALARAEVSEPSESGLVSGPTGAMLAAALENDRDAVGLVVESDPQFPDPEAARVLIADGIDPIAGIETPTDGLVEQATEIREAKQQFAERMRQANEESSQAEPLKMFQ; encoded by the coding sequence ATGGCACGCATCTCCGTCCTCGACGACGACGTCTCGCTGGACGATCCCACCCTGATCGAGGGGTTCCCCGGCGTCGGCCTCGTCGGGAAGATCGCGACCGACCACCTGATCGACGTCCACGAGATGACCCACTACGCGAACGTCCACTGCGACGGGCTCCCGCCGGTGGCCGTCTACCACGAGTCCGAGACGGCCGCGACGACCCCGGTGCGGCTGTACGCTGACCCCGAGAACGACCTCGTCGCGCTCCGCAGCGACGTGCCCGTGAACCCGGCCGCGGCGACCGAGGTCGCGGCGTGTCTCGGCTCGTGGTTCGACGAGGTCGACCTGTTCCCGGTGTTCCTGTCGGGGCTCGGCCGCGAGAAGGACGAGGCGCCCCCGAGCCTGTACGGGATCGCGACCGGCGACGGCGCCGAGGCGCTGGCCCGGGCCGAGGTGTCCGAGCCGTCCGAGTCCGGGCTCGTCTCCGGGCCAACGGGCGCGATGCTCGCGGCGGCGCTCGAAAACGATCGCGACGCGGTCGGCCTCGTCGTCGAGTCCGACCCGCAGTTCCCCGACCCCGAGGCGGCGCGGGTGCTCATCGCCGACGGCATCGACCCGATCGCCGGGATCGAGACGCCGACCGACGGGCTCGTCGAGCAGGCGACGGAGATCCGCGAGGCGAAACAGCAGTTCGCCGAGCGGATGCGACAGGCGAACGAGGAGAGCTCGCAGGCAGAGCCGCTCAAGATGTTTCAATAG
- a CDS encoding RsmB/NOP family class I SAM-dependent RNA methyltransferase: MNPLDRYEPLVDDVDAFRAACDRPLPSVVRTNGIAATPARVREAFDDEGVAYEPVDWRDGLFRLPDGNPGGNWPYVHGWTHGQEEVSVLPTLALDPRPGERVWDACAAPGSKTTQIADAMDDEGTVVANDNNLGRLSALRHNAERLGITNAIVTNQDARNFSTKSLAFDEFDRALVDAPCSCEGTCRKNPDVLDEWTLDHVRAVAGIQKGVLARAVQATRPGGVVVYSTCTFAPEENEAVLDHVLANEDCELVEFDLPLDTDPGVTEWDGEAYDESVTRAKRIYPHRNDTGGFFCAKLRVGGNKNTGVGA; encoded by the coding sequence ATGAATCCGCTCGACCGATACGAGCCGCTCGTCGACGACGTCGACGCGTTCCGGGCGGCGTGCGACCGGCCCCTCCCCTCGGTCGTGCGCACGAACGGCATCGCGGCGACCCCGGCCCGCGTCCGCGAGGCGTTCGACGACGAGGGCGTCGCCTACGAGCCGGTCGACTGGCGCGACGGCCTCTTCCGGCTCCCCGACGGGAACCCCGGCGGAAACTGGCCGTACGTCCACGGCTGGACCCACGGGCAGGAGGAGGTGTCCGTCCTACCGACGCTCGCGCTCGACCCGCGGCCGGGCGAGCGCGTCTGGGACGCCTGCGCGGCCCCCGGCAGCAAGACGACCCAGATCGCGGACGCGATGGACGACGAGGGCACCGTCGTCGCCAATGACAACAACCTCGGGCGGCTCTCCGCGCTCCGGCACAACGCCGAGCGGCTGGGGATCACGAACGCGATCGTCACGAATCAGGACGCGCGCAACTTCTCGACGAAGTCGCTCGCGTTCGACGAGTTCGACCGCGCGCTCGTGGACGCGCCCTGCTCCTGCGAGGGCACCTGTCGCAAGAACCCGGACGTCTTGGACGAGTGGACGCTCGACCACGTCCGCGCCGTCGCGGGGATCCAGAAGGGGGTGCTGGCCCGCGCCGTCCAGGCGACCCGTCCGGGCGGGGTCGTCGTCTACTCGACGTGTACGTTCGCGCCCGAGGAGAACGAGGCGGTCCTCGACCACGTCCTCGCGAACGAGGACTGCGAACTGGTCGAGTTCGACCTCCCGCTCGACACCGACCCCGGCGTGACCGAGTGGGACGGCGAGGCGTACGACGAGTCGGTGACGCGCGCGAAGCGGATCTACCCGCACCGCAACGACACGGGCGGCTTCTTCTGCGCGAAGCTGCGCGTGGGCGGGAACAAAAACACGGGGGTCGGAGCGTGA